Proteins encoded together in one Panthera uncia isolate 11264 chromosome A2, Puncia_PCG_1.0, whole genome shotgun sequence window:
- the DNASE1L3 gene encoding deoxyribonuclease gamma isoform X2: MPQPPTFLLLLLLSTGSALALRLCSFNVRSFGEAKKENKNAMDVIVKVIKRCDIILLMEIKDSNNIICPMLMDRLNGNSRNSRKGIMYNYVISSRLGRNTYKEQYAFLYKEKLLSVKKRYLYHDYQAGDTDVFSREPFVVWFQSRYTVVKDFVIVPLHTTPETSVKEIDELADVYTDMKRRWKAENFIFMGDFNAGCSYVPKKAWKNIRLRTDPGFVWLIGDQEDTTVKESTNCAYDRIVLRGQEIISFVVHGSNRTFDFQKAYGLTKEEALDVSDHFPVEFKLQSSRVFATNKKSISPRKKKTRRS; the protein is encoded by the exons ATGCCTCAGCCGCCCaccttcctcctgcttctcctcctttccACCGGCAGTGCCCTGGCCCTGAGGCTCTGCTCCTTTAATGTGAGGTCCTTTGGGGAAgccaagaaggaaaacaagaatgcCATGGATGTCATCGTGAAG GTCATCAAACGTTGTGATATCATACTCCTGATGGAAATCAAGGACAGCAACAACATTATCTGTCCCATGCTGATGGACAGACTAAATGG AAAttcaagaaattcaagaaaaggCATAATGTACAACTATGTGATTAGCTCTCGCCTTGGAAGAAACACATATAAAGAGCAGTATGCCTTTCTCTACAA GGAAAAGCTACTGTCTGTGAAGAAACGCTACCTCTACCATGACTATCAGGCTGGAGACACAGATGTATTTTCCAGGGAACCCTTTGTGGTCTGGTTCCAGTCACGCTACACCG TTGTCAAAGACTTCGTGATTGTCCCCCTGCACACCACCCCTGAGACCTCCGTTAAAGAGATTGATGAGCTGGCTGATGTCTACACGGATATGAAACGTCGCTGGAAGGCGGAG aatttcattttcatgGGTGACTTCAATGCCGGCTGTAGCTATGTGCCCAAGAAGGCCTGGAAGAACATCCGCTTGAGGACTGACCCCGGGTTTGTTTGGCTGATAGGGGACCAAGAGGACACCACAGTCAAGGAGAGCACCAACTGTGCATATGACAG gatcGTGCTTCGAGGACAAGAGATCATCAGCTTTGTTGTTCATGGATCAAACAGAACCTTTGACTTCCAGAAAGCTTATGGGTTGACCAAAGAGGAG gCCTTGGATGTCAGCGACCACTTTCCAGTTGAATTTAAACTACAATCTTCAAGGGTCTTTGCCACCAACAAAAAATCTATCTctccaaggaagaaaaagaccCGTCGCTCCTAG
- the DNASE1L3 gene encoding deoxyribonuclease gamma isoform X1 yields MPQPPTFLLLLLLSTGSALALRLCSFNVRSFGEAKKENKNAMDVIVKVIKRCDIILLMEIKDSNNIICPMLMDRLNGNSRNSRNSRKGIMYNYVISSRLGRNTYKEQYAFLYKEKLLSVKKRYLYHDYQAGDTDVFSREPFVVWFQSRYTVVKDFVIVPLHTTPETSVKEIDELADVYTDMKRRWKAENFIFMGDFNAGCSYVPKKAWKNIRLRTDPGFVWLIGDQEDTTVKESTNCAYDRIVLRGQEIISFVVHGSNRTFDFQKAYGLTKEEALDVSDHFPVEFKLQSSRVFATNKKSISPRKKKTRRS; encoded by the exons ATGCCTCAGCCGCCCaccttcctcctgcttctcctcctttccACCGGCAGTGCCCTGGCCCTGAGGCTCTGCTCCTTTAATGTGAGGTCCTTTGGGGAAgccaagaaggaaaacaagaatgcCATGGATGTCATCGTGAAG GTCATCAAACGTTGTGATATCATACTCCTGATGGAAATCAAGGACAGCAACAACATTATCTGTCCCATGCTGATGGACAGACTAAATGG AAATTCAAGAAAttcaagaaattcaagaaaaggCATAATGTACAACTATGTGATTAGCTCTCGCCTTGGAAGAAACACATATAAAGAGCAGTATGCCTTTCTCTACAA GGAAAAGCTACTGTCTGTGAAGAAACGCTACCTCTACCATGACTATCAGGCTGGAGACACAGATGTATTTTCCAGGGAACCCTTTGTGGTCTGGTTCCAGTCACGCTACACCG TTGTCAAAGACTTCGTGATTGTCCCCCTGCACACCACCCCTGAGACCTCCGTTAAAGAGATTGATGAGCTGGCTGATGTCTACACGGATATGAAACGTCGCTGGAAGGCGGAG aatttcattttcatgGGTGACTTCAATGCCGGCTGTAGCTATGTGCCCAAGAAGGCCTGGAAGAACATCCGCTTGAGGACTGACCCCGGGTTTGTTTGGCTGATAGGGGACCAAGAGGACACCACAGTCAAGGAGAGCACCAACTGTGCATATGACAG gatcGTGCTTCGAGGACAAGAGATCATCAGCTTTGTTGTTCATGGATCAAACAGAACCTTTGACTTCCAGAAAGCTTATGGGTTGACCAAAGAGGAG gCCTTGGATGTCAGCGACCACTTTCCAGTTGAATTTAAACTACAATCTTCAAGGGTCTTTGCCACCAACAAAAAATCTATCTctccaaggaagaaaaagaccCGTCGCTCCTAG